The genomic interval GCATCGTCTTTAATGTCTTTTTCTAGAGAACCATCTTTTAAGAAGTTCTCGAAAGATACGGCTGCATTTGCATAATTTTTTAGTGTAAAATTACTGTATCCTATATTGTAATCAATTAGTTTAAAATCTTCATCTTTTGATTTCAACTCCTTTTTTAAAGCAGTAAATTTGGAAAGTGCTTCTTTTGGGTTGTCTAATTGGTACAAAGTTTCTGCTTCCCAATATTTAGATTTTTCTCTAATAGATACGTCTGTTGCTTTTTTACCTGTAACAAACAAAGGCAATGCTTCTTGTAATTTTTGATCATTAAATAATTGAATACCTCTGTACAATGAAACTTCAGAAATTAATGAATTATTTTTTTCAGTTTTCTTTTCGTTCAGAAAGACTAAAGCACCTTTAAAATCTTGTTGATGTAAGAAAGAAGAAACTACTAAGTCGTTAATTTCTTCATAAGCTGTAGATTTTGGATATTCTTTTAAATACTCTTGTAAAACTTCTGCAACACTTTTAAAAGGGTTTCCTGCTTCATAACTCAATTTGGCGTAATTTAAAGCAGCATCTTCTTTAATTTTTCTATCAAAATCCATTTCAGAAGCAGTTTTAAACGCATTTAAAGCCTCTGTCTTTTTCTCTAAATTAAGGTAACATTCACCTAAATGATAATACGCGTTTTGAGAAATAAAGTTTTTCTCATCTATAATTTTATTAAAATTACTAATCGCATTTTCAAAATCGTTTTGTTTGTAATATGCATATCCTAATTGATAAAAATCGGTGTTGTTCCATTTTCCTTTTTTACCGGTATATGCTTTTAAATACGGAATTGCTTCACTGTATTTTTCTAAATTGAAATAGCTCTCTCCAATTATTTTAGAAATCTCCGATCTATCTTTTTTAGGAAAGGTGTTAATTAGTTCTTTACCAACTTTAATACAACGTTCAAATTTACCAGCTTGAAAACTAATGTCTAATAAATAATAAGAAATTTCTACACGGTAGGTTTCGTTGTCTGCAATTTCTTTAAACGTAGATTCAGCAATGCCATAATCTTCTAATTTATACGCAATGTAACCATAATAATACCTAGCATCATTTCCGTATTTAGCATCATTAATTAATGGAAGAAATTTTTCTTTGGCTAAAGGCAAATTGTTGCTAATTACATAAGAATACCCCATTTTAAAATCGAGTTCCTTTTTATCCTCCTTAGAAAGGTAAGTAGCATCTACTTTTTGGTACCATTTAAGTGCATAAGCTGCTTTTTTATTAGCAAAGTAATAATTTGCAACTGTAAAAACTGCAGTATTTTTTTTACTACTATTAGGATTTTCTTCTATAAAAGTAAGCACTTTTTTATCTGCGTCTGGCTGTTTTAATCGTACAGCACACATGGCATCATAATAAGCAGCATCTGCTTTTAAATTAGAGCCAAGAGTAGCCGTCTCGTTTATTGCCATAAAACTTGTTTGTGCCGCAGCATAAGCTTTATTATTAAACAATTTTATAGCATTGTTGTATTTTGTGAAAATATTAGTTTCTACAATTGTTTGCTGACTATAGCCAACAAAAACAGTTAGCAATAAGAAACAAGTAATAAAACGTTTTTTTATAAAAACAAACTTCATATAATTAATTTTGATACCTAGAATGAATAACGAACTTATTTTAATTTTGTTTGATGTTAGAAGAAAAAAATATGAAAAAATATTTTAATTCAAAAATAAGAATTGTTTATAATTCATGGTATAAAATCGTTCAAAACTTTTAAGTTTGTAAAAACAAGTTTTTTATGGAAAAACCAGTCTTATTTTTAGAGAACGCAGATATTTATCAAAGAGAAAATTTGGTGTTGTCTAATGTAAATTTATCAATACAAAAAGGAGAGTTTTATTATTTAATTGGTAAAACAGGAAGTGGAAAAAGTAGTTTAATGAAAACTCTATACGGGGATTTAAAATTACAAAAAGGCGCGGGGAGTATTGTTGACTTCGATTTAAAGAAAATAAAAGAAAAAGAGATTCCTTTTTTAAGACGAAAAATAGGAATTGTTTTTCAAGATTTTAAATTATTAAGCGATAGAACTATTTTTGGTAATCTAGAGTTTGTTTTAAAAGCTACTGGTTGGAAAGATAAAGTTAAAATTAAAGAAAAAATTGACGAGGTTTTAGATAAAGTAGGGATGAAATCTCAAGCTTACAAAAAAACATACGAGCTTTCTGGAGGAGAACAACAAAGAATTGCTATTGCAAGAGCGTTGTTAAATGATCCGGAATTAATTTTAGCAGATGAGCCAACAGGTAATCTAGATCCAAAAACTTCTTTAGAAGTGATGGAACTTTTAAATGAAATTCATAAAAGTGGAAAAACCATTTTAATGGCAACGCACGATTATCAGTTAATTGTAAAATTTAAGCAAAAAACATTAAAGTGTGAGGGAGGAGAGTTGTTTGAAGTAGCCCAAAAAGCAACTACTTAATGCTATCTGTTCTTATACCAACATATAATTACAATACTTTTTTTTTAGTTAAAGAAATACATCAACAATTAATTTTAGAAGACATACAATTTGAAATTATTTGTTTGGATGATGGCTCTAAGTCACCTTTAAATAAAAAAAATAAGGAGATAAATAAACTTTCTTTCTCTAGTTTTAAAAGCTTAGAAAATAATATTGGTAGAAGTGCCATTAGAAACTTACTAGCAAAAAAAGCAATATATAATTGGTTGTTGTTTTTAGATGCTGATGTTATTCCTGTAAAATCTAATTTTATAAGAAACTATATACATTGTTTCAAAAAAGATAAAACTGTTTTTTGTGGAGGCTTGTTATATGAAGATAAAAAAGAAAATTTCAGATTACTACGTTATAAATTCGGAAAAAAGCACGAAGAAATTTCTGTAGAAAAACGTATAGAAAATCCTGAAAAGTTTTTTTTTACCTCTAATTTTTTAATTCAAAAAGCAATTTTTGATGATGTGATTTTCGAGCAAAAATTAACACAGTACGGTAGAGAAGATTTGTTATTTTCTTTAGAGTTGATAAAGAAAGGATTTATAATAGAACATATAAGTAATGAGGTTTATCATTTAGGTTTAGATAAAAATGATTTGTTTGTTTCTAAAACAAAAAAAGCGATGGAAAACCTTATTTTTATTGATAAACAAAGTTTAATTGATACAAAAGAAATGCCTTTATTAGAATTGGTGAGAAAAATATCAATCCTAAAAATGACAAGAATAGTTGGTGTATTTCATCTTTTCTTTGAAAAGTTAGCTATCAAAAAATCTTCAGTTTTTTTCTTAAATTGTATGAAAGTAAGTTATATGTGCCACTTAAAATTAAAACATGAATAGAACTGAAATAGCCCGTTTAATTTGCGCTAAATTAACTTCAAATAAAGAAGCTTTAAAAAGTCAGTTTTTAGAATCGAAAGATACGATTGGTTATTTTTTTATAGATGATTTTTTGCCTAAAGAGTTGGCTACAGAAATTTACAATAAATTTCCTACAACAAAGGAAGCTGTTAGAAAAAAGAACTTAAGAGAG from Polaribacter sejongensis carries:
- a CDS encoding tetratricopeptide repeat protein encodes the protein MKFVFIKKRFITCFLLLTVFVGYSQQTIVETNIFTKYNNAIKLFNNKAYAAAQTSFMAINETATLGSNLKADAAYYDAMCAVRLKQPDADKKVLTFIEENPNSSKKNTAVFTVANYYFANKKAAYALKWYQKVDATYLSKEDKKELDFKMGYSYVISNNLPLAKEKFLPLINDAKYGNDARYYYGYIAYKLEDYGIAESTFKEIADNETYRVEISYYLLDISFQAGKFERCIKVGKELINTFPKKDRSEISKIIGESYFNLEKYSEAIPYLKAYTGKKGKWNNTDFYQLGYAYYKQNDFENAISNFNKIIDEKNFISQNAYYHLGECYLNLEKKTEALNAFKTASEMDFDRKIKEDAALNYAKLSYEAGNPFKSVAEVLQEYLKEYPKSTAYEEINDLVVSSFLHQQDFKGALVFLNEKKTEKNNSLISEVSLYRGIQLFNDQKLQEALPLFVTGKKATDVSIREKSKYWEAETLYQLDNPKEALSKFTALKKELKSKDEDFKLIDYNIGYSNFTLKNYANAAVSFENFLKDGSLEKDIKDDAYIRLGDSYFAIRNYRSAIDAYTTVVNTYGAEADYAQYQIGMSYGFIEDNQAKITALTNVVNKYQISNLKDDALFQLANTYTVIKENNNAHNAYNRLIEKHPNSIFLPKALVRQGLLYYSENDSKKALEKFKQTTRQFPNSPDAFEAVANARNVYIDNGNLNEYVDWISGLKFINVTDSDLDNTTFAVAEKKYFEAKDGSEIIRALSKYTISFPEGIHKLKANYYLADILFKEKEFNKAIAYYQNVLEEGQNEYSEDSLAKLAQIFLERDEFENAIQILDRLELEAYSTENVLFAQSNLMKGYYETEAYDQAITYAKKILAKEKLNSQLENDAKIIIARASFKTEDFYTAEEYYTEVERKATGELKAEALFYNAFFKNQQEEYLDSNKTVQNLIANYSSYKYWAVKSYIIMGKNYYGLQDVYQATFVLENIIKNFTQFEDIVEEAKKELKTIKENEAKTNNSVTPIKEDNTIKNNKK
- a CDS encoding cell division ATP-binding protein FtsE, whose product is MEKPVLFLENADIYQRENLVLSNVNLSIQKGEFYYLIGKTGSGKSSLMKTLYGDLKLQKGAGSIVDFDLKKIKEKEIPFLRRKIGIVFQDFKLLSDRTIFGNLEFVLKATGWKDKVKIKEKIDEVLDKVGMKSQAYKKTYELSGGEQQRIAIARALLNDPELILADEPTGNLDPKTSLEVMELLNEIHKSGKTILMATHDYQLIVKFKQKTLKCEGGELFEVAQKATT
- a CDS encoding glycosyltransferase family 2 protein, with the translated sequence MLSVLIPTYNYNTFFLVKEIHQQLILEDIQFEIICLDDGSKSPLNKKNKEINKLSFSSFKSLENNIGRSAIRNLLAKKAIYNWLLFLDADVIPVKSNFIRNYIHCFKKDKTVFCGGLLYEDKKENFRLLRYKFGKKHEEISVEKRIENPEKFFFTSNFLIQKAIFDDVIFEQKLTQYGREDLLFSLELIKKGFIIEHISNEVYHLGLDKNDLFVSKTKKAMENLIFIDKQSLIDTKEMPLLELVRKISILKMTRIVGVFHLFFEKLAIKKSSVFFLNCMKVSYMCHLKLKHE